The DNA segment GTTCCGACCGGAACGACCCGAATTCGGTTCAACATACAGTACTACATGGTCGCGTTGCTGTTTCTCGTCTTCGACATCGAGACCCTCCTGATCTTCCCCTGGACGGTCATCTACAGCGACGCCGTGGAGCGGGTCGGCCTGCTCCACGCGCTCGGACCGATGCTGGTGTTCATCGCCGTTCTCGTCGTCGCGCTCATCTGGGCGTGGCGTAGCGGCGTGGTAGAGTGGGTCAAGACACCGGATGCGGACAAACGGAGCCGACTACAATGAGCAACACACCACGGGACGCGATCACCGGCAGCACCGATCCGCAGACCAAGACCAGAGAGGCGCGCATGGGCGCCACCGACGACCGATTCAACTCGCGGCTGCGCGAGGCGTTCGGCTCCTCGCCGTTCATCCTCACCAAGTTCGACAAGTTCATGAACTGGGTGCGGGGCTCCTCGATGTTCATGCTGCAGTTCGGCATCGCCTGCTGTAGCCTCGAGATGATGCACACCTACGCGGTCAAACACGACCTGGACCGCTTCGGCTCCGGCGTCCCGAGGGCCTCGCCCCGACAGGCCGACGTCATCATCATCCCGGGGACGATCGTCTCGAAGTTCGCCCCCCGAATGAAGCGCGTCTACGACCAGATGCCCGAGCCCAAGTTCGTCATCAACATGGGCTCGTGCGCCATCTCGGGCGGCCCGTTCCAGGGCGGCTACAACGTGATCAAGGGCGCCGAGGAGGTCATCCCGGTCGACATCCACGTGCCGGGCTGCCCGCCGCGCCCCGAGGCGCTGGTCTACGGCGTCGTCAAGCTCCAGGAGCGGATCGCGAACGGCGAGTCCTCGCCGGTCGTGGTCAAACCCTACGAACTCGAACAGTTCGGCGA comes from the Halalkalicoccus sp. CG83 genome and includes:
- a CDS encoding NADH-quinone oxidoreductase subunit A, yielding MSTWIAVGALALVGVLIPLGMMAVSALLRPSVPELSKSSIYESGEVPTGTTRIRFNIQYYMVALLFLVFDIETLLIFPWTVIYSDAVERVGLLHALGPMLVFIAVLVVALIWAWRSGVVEWVKTPDADKRSRLQ
- a CDS encoding NADH-quinone oxidoreductase subunit B, with translation MSNTPRDAITGSTDPQTKTREARMGATDDRFNSRLREAFGSSPFILTKFDKFMNWVRGSSMFMLQFGIACCSLEMMHTYAVKHDLDRFGSGVPRASPRQADVIIIPGTIVSKFAPRMKRVYDQMPEPKFVINMGSCAISGGPFQGGYNVIKGAEEVIPVDIHVPGCPPRPEALVYGVVKLQERIANGESSPVVVKPYELEQFGDLQQDELIEKLADRIDEDDLVMRYNWADSP